The following are encoded in a window of Pseudomonas multiresinivorans genomic DNA:
- a CDS encoding RNA polymerase sigma factor, which translates to MGSGELVGALYRDHRDWLTAWLNRNLGCPQRAEDLSQDTFVRVLGRRELPFLREPRAFLVTVAKGLLVDHWRRVALEQAYLEELKFLPEAVQPSAEEHCLILADLREIDRLLGKLSTRARSAFLLNRLDGLGHAEIAEQLGVSVPRVRQYIAQGLRQCYIALYGEPT; encoded by the coding sequence ATGGGTAGCGGCGAACTCGTTGGCGCCTTGTATCGCGATCACCGCGACTGGCTGACTGCCTGGCTGAACCGCAACCTGGGCTGTCCGCAGCGCGCCGAAGACCTGAGCCAGGACACCTTCGTCCGCGTGCTCGGCCGTCGCGAGCTGCCTTTCCTGCGCGAACCGCGCGCCTTCCTGGTCACCGTCGCCAAGGGCCTGCTGGTGGATCACTGGCGCCGCGTGGCGCTGGAGCAGGCCTACCTGGAAGAGCTGAAGTTCCTGCCCGAAGCCGTGCAGCCCTCGGCCGAGGAACACTGCCTGATCCTCGCCGACCTGCGCGAGATCGACCGCCTGCTGGGCAAGCTGTCCACCCGCGCGCGCAGCGCCTTCCTGCTCAACCGCCTGGATGGCCTGGGCCACGCCGAGATCGCCGAACAACTGGGCGTTTCCGTGCCGCGGGTGCGCCAGTACATCGCCCAGGGCCTGCGCCAGTGCTACATCGCCTTGTACGGCGAGCCGACGTGA
- a CDS encoding FecR domain-containing protein — translation MKGPVSLQVLDEAISWQLRLGSGESRPDDEAAFARWHSAHSEHARAWSQLGMLDRSLAGAAPKAARNALLRSPGESRRKVRRLAGTGLSLLLLGALALGVGNRYTPVRYVFSDLVTATGEQRELRLPDNTLLKLNSRTAVDVRFDAQQRRIVLLSGEILVETAHGDSRPFIVETDEGRLRALGTRFLVERDEGDSTLLSVLQSAVAARPEQLPDERVINQGQQVRVRANGFGTVEANSATADAWTHGMLVVDNVRLSELIDQLARYSPGYLAVDPALADLRITGSFPLKNIDLALSSLEPTLPVRIEKHGPWWSRVVPRG, via the coding sequence GTGAAGGGACCGGTTTCCCTGCAGGTGCTGGACGAGGCGATCAGCTGGCAGCTGCGCCTGGGCTCCGGGGAGTCGCGCCCGGACGATGAAGCTGCCTTCGCTCGCTGGCATTCCGCCCACAGCGAACATGCCCGCGCCTGGAGCCAGTTGGGCATGCTCGACCGCAGCCTTGCCGGCGCCGCCCCCAAGGCCGCACGCAATGCCTTGCTGCGCTCGCCCGGCGAGTCGCGGCGCAAGGTCCGCCGGCTGGCCGGCACCGGGCTGTCGCTGCTGCTGCTCGGCGCGCTCGCGCTAGGCGTAGGCAATCGCTATACGCCGGTACGCTACGTCTTCTCCGACCTGGTAACCGCCACCGGCGAGCAGCGCGAACTGCGCCTGCCGGACAACACCCTGCTCAAGCTCAACAGCCGCACCGCCGTCGACGTGCGCTTCGACGCCCAGCAGCGCCGCATCGTGCTGCTCAGCGGCGAGATCCTGGTGGAGACCGCCCACGGCGACAGCCGTCCGTTCATCGTCGAAACCGACGAGGGCCGCCTGCGTGCCCTCGGCACGCGCTTCCTGGTGGAGCGCGACGAAGGCGACAGCACCTTGCTCAGCGTCCTGCAGTCCGCCGTGGCCGCGCGCCCCGAACAACTGCCGGACGAGCGCGTGATCAACCAGGGCCAGCAGGTACGTGTGCGCGCCAACGGCTTCGGCACAGTGGAGGCCAACAGTGCCACTGCCGATGCCTGGACCCACGGCATGCTGGTGGTGGACAACGTGCGCCTGAGCGAGCTGATCGACCAACTGGCTCGCTACAGCCCCGGCTACCTGGCGGTGGACCCGGCGCTGGCGGACCTGCGCATCACCGGCAGCTTCCCGCTGAAGAACATCGACCTGGCGCTGAGCTCGCTGGAGCCGACGCTGCCGGTGCGTATCGAGAAGCACGGCCCCTGGTGGTCGCGCGTGGTACCGCGCGGCTGA
- a CDS encoding TonB-dependent siderophore receptor, protein MRRPFELSLRPCLLATAILLATSSALAADAVRDYQLPAGPLASTLNRIAAEGGLSLSLDPALAQGRSAHAVQGRFDAASALRQALQGTGLELVESESGSYSLRPVPSDTLSMSATTISGTQEDPDGPTVGYLATRTRAGTKTDTPLLEAPRSISVATREQMQDRNVQSLDDAVRYMPGVIASSYGNDTRAEWLKVRGFEPTQFLDGLPLPKGSYVMPKLETWDLERVALLRGPASSLYGQTPPGGLLDMTSRRPEAESSHEVQLQVGSYEHKQISFDSTGKVDDAGNLLYRVSGVVRDSNTQIEHVDNKRYNIAPSLTWNFDEDTKLTFLSQFNRDDTGITSQFLPLQGTKLSTPAGEVKYHKNLGDPEWEFYDKTYYALGYAFEHRINDVWQFRQNLRYTKSDLSFQGITAGGSATSVSDDGTLARGANVVNEDISQFAIDNNLQADFSTGPLKHTLLLGLDHQRANTNYKWLYGAASTSNINKPIYGQDFSNVAFTAYNDYNQKMRDTGLYAQDQIALDNWRLTLGGRQDWAHTGSKFYNAGGATDTRRDSQFSGNAALSYVFENGVAPYVSYAESFQTEAGGAAGAAFEPSTGKQYELGVKYQPVGTDLMLSAAVYDLTRKNIVLTGSDFISRPVGEAQVRGFELEAVGNVTENLKVTAAYTYANSKMTKVANPLDKNRPLPLTPENQASLWADYTWHDGLLDGFGLGFGTRYVGETHNIAIGSMGYVRDKSDGDTGSYTVYDAAVHYDLGRLDNSLNGLNVALNANNVFDKEYISTCDGFYCYYGDRRNVVASVNYKF, encoded by the coding sequence ATGCGCCGCCCGTTCGAGCTTTCGCTTCGCCCTTGTCTGCTGGCCACCGCCATTCTGCTGGCAACCTCCTCGGCCCTCGCCGCCGACGCCGTGCGTGATTACCAACTGCCCGCCGGCCCGCTGGCCAGCACCCTCAACCGCATCGCCGCCGAAGGTGGCCTGAGCCTGAGCCTCGACCCGGCACTGGCCCAGGGCCGCAGCGCGCATGCCGTGCAGGGCCGCTTCGATGCCGCCAGCGCACTGCGCCAGGCGCTGCAGGGCACCGGGCTGGAGCTGGTGGAAAGCGAATCGGGCAGCTACAGCCTGCGCCCGGTGCCCAGCGACACCCTGTCGATGTCCGCCACCACCATCAGCGGTACCCAGGAAGACCCGGACGGCCCGACCGTCGGCTACCTCGCCACCCGCACCCGCGCCGGCACCAAGACCGACACCCCGCTGCTGGAAGCCCCGCGCTCCATCTCCGTCGCCACCCGCGAGCAGATGCAGGACCGCAACGTACAGAGCCTGGACGACGCGGTGCGCTACATGCCCGGCGTGATCGCCAGCAGCTACGGCAACGATACCCGCGCCGAATGGCTGAAGGTACGCGGCTTCGAGCCGACCCAGTTCCTCGACGGCCTGCCGCTGCCCAAGGGCTCCTACGTGATGCCCAAGCTGGAAACCTGGGACCTGGAACGCGTCGCCCTGCTGCGCGGCCCGGCGTCTTCGCTGTACGGCCAGACCCCGCCCGGCGGCCTGCTGGACATGACCAGCCGCCGTCCGGAAGCTGAAAGCAGCCATGAAGTGCAGCTGCAGGTCGGCAGCTACGAGCACAAGCAGATTTCCTTCGACAGCACCGGCAAGGTCGACGACGCCGGCAACCTGCTCTACCGCGTCAGCGGTGTGGTCCGCGACAGCAACACGCAGATCGAGCACGTCGACAACAAGCGCTACAACATCGCGCCGAGCCTGACCTGGAACTTCGACGAAGACACCAAGCTGACCTTCCTCTCGCAGTTCAACCGCGACGATACCGGCATCACCAGCCAGTTCCTGCCGCTGCAGGGCACCAAGCTGTCCACCCCGGCGGGCGAGGTGAAGTACCACAAGAACCTGGGCGACCCCGAGTGGGAGTTCTACGACAAGACCTATTACGCCCTGGGTTACGCCTTCGAGCACCGCATCAACGACGTCTGGCAGTTCCGTCAGAACCTGCGCTACACCAAGAGCGACCTGTCCTTCCAGGGCATCACCGCCGGCGGCAGCGCGACCTCGGTCAGCGACGACGGCACCCTGGCCCGCGGCGCCAACGTGGTGAATGAAGACATCAGCCAGTTCGCCATCGACAACAACCTCCAGGCGGACTTCTCCACCGGCCCGCTCAAGCACACCCTGCTGCTGGGCCTGGATCACCAGCGCGCCAACACCAACTACAAGTGGCTGTATGGCGCGGCGTCGACCAGCAATATCAACAAGCCGATCTACGGGCAGGACTTCAGCAACGTCGCCTTCACCGCGTACAACGATTACAACCAGAAGATGCGCGACACCGGCCTCTACGCGCAGGACCAGATAGCCCTCGACAACTGGCGCCTGACCCTGGGCGGCCGCCAGGACTGGGCCCACACCGGCTCGAAGTTCTACAACGCCGGCGGCGCCACCGATACCCGTCGCGACAGCCAGTTCAGCGGCAACGCAGCCCTCAGCTACGTGTTCGAGAATGGCGTGGCGCCCTACGTGTCCTATGCCGAGTCGTTCCAGACCGAAGCGGGCGGCGCCGCCGGCGCGGCCTTCGAGCCGAGCACCGGCAAGCAGTACGAGCTGGGCGTGAAATACCAGCCGGTGGGCACCGACCTGATGCTCAGCGCTGCCGTCTACGACCTGACCCGCAAGAACATTGTCCTCACCGGCAGCGACTTCATCAGCCGCCCGGTGGGCGAAGCGCAGGTGCGTGGCTTCGAGCTGGAAGCGGTGGGCAACGTCACCGAGAACCTCAAGGTGACCGCCGCCTACACCTACGCCAACAGCAAGATGACCAAGGTCGCCAACCCGCTGGACAAGAACCGTCCGCTGCCGCTCACCCCGGAAAACCAGGCCTCGCTGTGGGCCGACTACACCTGGCATGACGGCCTGCTCGACGGCTTTGGCCTGGGCTTCGGCACCCGCTACGTCGGCGAGACCCATAACATCGCCATCGGCAGCATGGGCTACGTGCGCGACAAGTCTGACGGCGACACCGGCTCCTACACCGTCTACGACGCCGCGGTGCACTATGACCTCGGCCGCCTGGACAACAGCCTCAACGGCCTGAACGTCGCGCTGAACGCCAACAACGTATTCGACAAGGAATACATCTCCACCTGCGACGGCTTCTACTGCTACTACGGCGACCGTCGCAACGTGGTGGCCAGCGTCAACTACAAGTTCTGA
- a CDS encoding protein phosphatase 2C domain-containing protein yields MTTISVLGAACRQGSPVNDDAIGYTATAAWVLDGATSLGQGLVGGESDARWLAQSANAHLQRLLEEQPYRPTQDLLVQLQAGIAVDFQRDSGVAVSLDLNLPTACLSLLRVLGDGSLELLNLCDTCIHLAWDDGHVESFGDTPLEEIDRQSVQRLLALREANPDWSHAQLWQASREWVRRNRALANTPQGYWCLDPSERWIAHVQRRVLDPSGLKAFMLVTDGFDRLLDFRRYDLDSLFAALPERGVEALIDELRALESADGQALDYPRLKIHDDASVVWGAVRR; encoded by the coding sequence GTGACGACGATTTCCGTATTGGGGGCGGCGTGCCGCCAGGGCTCGCCGGTGAATGACGATGCCATCGGCTATACCGCCACGGCGGCCTGGGTGCTGGACGGGGCGACCAGTCTCGGGCAGGGGCTGGTGGGCGGCGAGAGCGATGCGCGCTGGCTGGCGCAGAGCGCCAATGCCCACCTCCAGCGCCTGCTGGAGGAGCAGCCGTACCGGCCGACTCAAGACCTGCTGGTGCAATTGCAGGCGGGCATCGCTGTGGATTTCCAGCGTGATTCCGGCGTGGCCGTGAGTCTTGATCTGAACCTGCCCACCGCCTGCCTGAGCCTGCTGCGGGTGCTGGGCGATGGTTCGCTGGAGCTGCTCAATCTCTGCGACACCTGCATCCACCTGGCGTGGGATGACGGGCATGTGGAGAGCTTCGGCGACACCCCGCTGGAAGAGATCGACCGCCAGTCGGTGCAGCGCCTGCTGGCGCTGCGCGAGGCAAACCCGGATTGGTCCCATGCGCAGCTGTGGCAGGCCAGTCGCGAGTGGGTACGGCGCAACCGGGCGCTGGCGAACACCCCGCAAGGCTATTGGTGCCTCGATCCGAGCGAGCGCTGGATTGCGCATGTGCAGCGCCGGGTGCTCGACCCTTCGGGTCTGAAGGCGTTCATGCTGGTGACCGATGGATTCGACCGGCTGCTGGATTTCCGTCGCTACGACCTGGATTCGCTGTTCGCGGCGCTGCCCGAACGTGGCGTCGAAGCGCTGATCGACGAATTGCGCGCGCTGGAAAGCGCCGATGGCCAGGCGCTGGACTATCCGCGCCTGAAGATCCACGACGATGCGAGTGTGGTCTGGGGAGCCGTGCGGCGCTGA
- a CDS encoding SMP-30/gluconolactonase/LRE family protein produces MFRVLPLLLAGLLLATGAHATQVKYFDLPKGSGPHDVAPTEDGKVWYTAQKLGVLGRLDPQTGQSEQISLGKGSSPHGVIADANGDAWITDSGLNAIVHVDAQRLGVEVIPLPKEAANANLNTAVFDDDGVLWFTGQNGFYGRLDPDSRDLKVWPAPRGKGPYGIAVTPDGGVWYASLAGNYIGQVDDIADNATTFDAPGNDSGPRRLWADSVGRLWISQWNAGSLARFDPSDNQWKTWKLPGDHPQPYAVYVDAMDQVWLSDFAANALLRFDPQSEKFTTYPSDHEHANVRQLLGRPGEVWGAESGTDRLVVIQD; encoded by the coding sequence ATGTTTCGAGTCCTGCCGTTGCTGCTCGCCGGCCTGTTGCTGGCCACCGGCGCCCACGCCACGCAAGTGAAGTACTTCGACCTGCCCAAGGGCTCCGGCCCGCACGACGTGGCGCCCACCGAGGACGGCAAGGTCTGGTACACCGCGCAGAAGCTCGGCGTGCTTGGCCGGCTCGATCCGCAGACCGGGCAGAGCGAGCAGATCAGTCTCGGCAAGGGCTCCAGCCCCCACGGCGTGATCGCCGACGCCAACGGCGACGCCTGGATCACCGACAGTGGCCTCAACGCCATCGTCCACGTGGACGCGCAGCGTCTGGGCGTGGAAGTCATCCCATTGCCCAAGGAAGCGGCCAACGCCAATCTCAACACTGCGGTATTCGATGACGACGGCGTGCTGTGGTTCACCGGGCAGAATGGCTTCTACGGTCGACTCGACCCGGACAGCCGCGACCTGAAAGTCTGGCCGGCTCCGCGCGGCAAAGGCCCGTACGGCATCGCCGTGACTCCGGATGGAGGCGTCTGGTACGCGTCCCTCGCGGGCAACTACATCGGCCAGGTCGACGATATTGCCGATAACGCCACCACCTTCGACGCCCCCGGCAACGACAGCGGCCCGCGTCGCCTGTGGGCCGACTCCGTGGGGCGGCTGTGGATCAGCCAGTGGAACGCCGGAAGCCTGGCGCGCTTCGACCCCAGCGACAACCAGTGGAAAACCTGGAAGCTGCCGGGCGATCATCCGCAGCCCTACGCGGTCTACGTCGATGCCATGGACCAGGTCTGGCTGAGCGATTTCGCCGCCAATGCCCTGCTGCGCTTCGATCCGCAGAGCGAGAAATTCACCACCTACCCGAGCGACCACGAACACGCCAACGTGCGTCAGCTGCTCGGCCGGCCCGGCGAGGTGTGGGGTGCCGAATCCGGCACCGACCGCCTGGTCGTCATTCAAGATTGA
- a CDS encoding glutathione S-transferase has translation MSTRPVLFHAAASPFVRKVMVLLHETGQADSVELYAAVHTPIAPDAGVLQDNPAGKIPALRLADGQTLHDSRVILEYLDQQHAGEPLIPRDGAARWRRLSLASLADAVLDAAVLIRYETAMRPQEKHWDKWLDNQQLKIVRTLAYFDGPAHPELAERFDIAAIGVACALGYLDFRQPHWDWRADHPQLAKWFAEVSQRPSMQATVPG, from the coding sequence ATGAGTACCCGCCCCGTCCTGTTCCACGCCGCCGCGTCGCCCTTCGTGCGCAAGGTCATGGTCCTGCTGCACGAGACCGGCCAGGCCGATTCCGTGGAGCTGTACGCCGCCGTCCACACACCCATCGCGCCGGACGCCGGCGTGCTGCAGGACAACCCCGCCGGGAAGATTCCTGCCCTGCGCCTGGCCGACGGCCAGACCCTGCATGACAGCCGGGTGATCCTCGAATACCTCGACCAGCAGCACGCCGGCGAGCCGCTGATTCCCCGCGACGGCGCGGCACGCTGGCGCCGCCTGAGCCTCGCCTCATTGGCCGACGCAGTGCTGGATGCCGCCGTGCTGATTCGCTACGAAACCGCCATGCGCCCCCAGGAGAAACACTGGGACAAATGGCTCGACAACCAACAGCTGAAGATCGTCCGCACCCTCGCCTATTTCGACGGCCCGGCCCACCCCGAGCTGGCCGAGCGCTTCGACATCGCCGCGATCGGCGTCGCCTGCGCGCTGGGCTATCTGGACTTCCGCCAGCCGCACTGGGATTGGCGCGCGGACCATCCGCAGCTGGCGAAGTGGTTCGCCGAAGTCAGCCAGCGGCCGTCGATGCAGGCGACCGTGCCGGGCTGA
- a CDS encoding ABC transporter substrate-binding protein — protein sequence MSAWAGLREEREVGRRLARRIAGLFEQGMGRREMRDERFQRRVVRHSQPMMKTWRSRLPLTPTLSRGERGLGGAGWQVWSMPAHTLS from the coding sequence ATGAGTGCGTGGGCAGGGCTGCGCGAGGAGCGCGAGGTGGGGCGGCGGCTGGCGCGGCGTATCGCCGGGTTGTTCGAGCAGGGGATGGGGCGGAGGGAAATGCGTGATGAGCGTTTTCAGCGGCGGGTCGTGCGGCACAGCCAGCCGATGATGAAGACCTGGCGCAGCCGTCTTCCCCTAACCCCAACCCTCTCCCGAGGGGAGAGGGGGCTGGGCGGTGCGGGCTGGCAGGTCTGGAGCATGCCGGCCCACACTCTGAGCTGA